Proteins from one Acidihalobacter prosperus genomic window:
- a CDS encoding MFS transporter, giving the protein MSNDSLSAMNTSTNRTAPAREIALLTALCAAVLIAQIDTSVTNLAVQPIGHYFRVPVATLQWVVDAYNLVYAALLLSGGLLADLFGRRRVFVAGAAVFAVASILCALAPDIDALLAGRVLAGLGAACLMPASLALIRVLWPDAERRARVLGIWAACNGLAFAIGPVTGGLLVDAFGWRSVFVLALPFALLAAALALGTIPESAHREGRHFDVGGQVFGALSLGALALAGIELQRAPILSAMALAIAAIAGTLFVRVESRHGNAAMVPLPLFRQPVFQGAMAATAAMTFGMYGAVFLLPLYWQTAGTLGPAGAGFALMPMALVFALGSPFSGHLTRRLGLGSVIGGGLGMIGVGLLVVAGSVVDGTLAASQAGLVLAGLGMGLATGPLMGAAVGAVEPRHSGSAAALVNVARMAGATLGIALLGTLYALFHPNVRGLTLAMSLGGSLQIAVALWAWRRLP; this is encoded by the coding sequence ATGTCCAACGACAGCCTCTCAGCCATGAATACCTCGACGAATCGCACCGCGCCCGCACGCGAAATCGCCCTACTGACCGCACTGTGCGCCGCCGTGCTCATCGCACAGATAGACACCTCGGTGACGAATCTGGCGGTGCAGCCCATCGGGCATTATTTCCGCGTCCCGGTAGCGACTCTGCAATGGGTGGTCGACGCCTACAACCTCGTCTACGCCGCCCTGCTGCTCAGCGGCGGCCTGCTGGCCGATCTGTTCGGCCGGCGCCGCGTGTTCGTCGCCGGCGCAGCCGTGTTCGCCGTCGCCTCGATCCTCTGCGCGCTCGCGCCCGACATCGACGCGCTGCTGGCCGGACGCGTGCTCGCCGGCCTGGGGGCCGCATGCCTGATGCCGGCTTCGCTCGCGCTCATACGCGTGCTGTGGCCGGATGCCGAGCGACGGGCGCGGGTGCTCGGCATCTGGGCGGCCTGCAACGGGCTCGCCTTCGCCATCGGGCCGGTAACCGGCGGGTTGCTCGTCGATGCCTTCGGCTGGCGCAGCGTGTTTGTCCTGGCTCTGCCGTTCGCGCTCCTGGCCGCCGCACTGGCTCTGGGTACGATCCCCGAGTCGGCACATCGCGAGGGTCGCCATTTCGACGTAGGCGGCCAGGTGTTCGGCGCCCTGAGCCTGGGCGCACTGGCGTTGGCCGGCATCGAGCTGCAGCGCGCGCCGATCCTGTCCGCCATGGCGCTGGCGATCGCGGCGATTGCGGGCACGCTGTTCGTGCGGGTCGAAAGCCGTCATGGCAATGCCGCCATGGTGCCGTTGCCGTTATTTCGCCAGCCGGTCTTTCAGGGCGCGATGGCGGCCACCGCCGCCATGACCTTCGGCATGTACGGCGCCGTGTTTCTGCTGCCCTTGTACTGGCAGACCGCTGGCACGCTGGGGCCTGCCGGCGCCGGTTTCGCGCTGATGCCGATGGCGCTCGTGTTTGCCCTCGGCTCGCCGTTTTCGGGACATCTCACGCGCAGGCTGGGGCTGGGCAGCGTAATCGGCGGCGGTTTAGGCATGATCGGGGTCGGCCTGCTCGTGGTCGCCGGCAGCGTCGTCGACGGTACGCTTGCGGCGTCGCAGGCAGGGCTGGTGCTGGCCGGTCTCGGCATGGGGCTGGCGACCGGACCGCTCATGGGCGCGGCCGTCGGCGCGGTCGAGCCACGCCACTCCGGCAGCGCGGCCGCCCTCGTCAACGTCGCGCGGATGGCCGGCGCCACGCTCGGCATCGCCCTCCTCGGCACGCTGTACGCCCTGTTCCACCCGAACGTCCGCGGCCTGACCCTCGCCATGTCGCTCGGCGGATCGCTGCAGATCGCCGTGGCGCTCTGGGCCTGGCGTCGCCTGCCCTGA
- a CDS encoding VOC family protein, whose product MKRVINWFEIPAVDFERAVRFYETVMQTTLRREEMGGARFGIFPYEMPATSGAVTQMAALKPGSDGTLIYLDATPDVDAVLGRVEAAGGSVVLQKTLVSEDIGYIGIFIDSEGNRVGVHAPK is encoded by the coding sequence ATGAAACGCGTCATCAACTGGTTCGAGATACCCGCCGTCGATTTCGAGCGCGCCGTGCGCTTTTACGAGACCGTCATGCAGACCACGCTTCGCCGCGAGGAAATGGGGGGCGCCCGGTTCGGCATCTTCCCCTACGAGATGCCGGCCACCTCCGGCGCGGTCACGCAGATGGCTGCCCTCAAGCCCGGCAGCGACGGCACGCTGATCTACCTCGACGCCACACCGGACGTCGACGCCGTGCTCGGACGCGTCGAAGCCGCGGGCGGCAGCGTGGTCTTGCAAAAGACCCTGGTCAGCGAAGACATCGGCTACATCGGCATCTTCATCGATTCGGAAGGCAACCGGGTTGGCGTGCACGCGCCCAAGTAA
- a CDS encoding helix-turn-helix transcriptional regulator, with protein sequence MRRADRLFKIVLLLGRGRVVTARRMAEELEVSERTIYRDVADLISAGAPIDGEAGVGYRMRAGYQVPPLMFDGDELEALALGAAMVRAWADPELAKAADRVQAKIDAVLPNHLRGRWDRETLLAPDFFIAPETVTGMAELRRAIDRRLMVHLAYRRDGGESTERVVWPLGLAFWGLKWTLGTWCELRGDFRTFRLDRIQGLHVLPSQFPDLYGRRFEDYIADARERRPASGD encoded by the coding sequence ATGAGACGTGCCGACCGACTGTTCAAGATCGTCCTGCTGCTCGGCCGCGGGCGGGTGGTGACCGCGCGCCGCATGGCGGAGGAACTGGAGGTTTCGGAGCGCACGATCTACCGCGACGTCGCCGACCTGATCTCGGCGGGCGCGCCCATCGACGGCGAGGCCGGCGTGGGCTACCGCATGCGCGCCGGCTATCAGGTGCCGCCGCTGATGTTTGACGGCGATGAACTGGAGGCGCTGGCCCTGGGGGCGGCCATGGTGCGCGCCTGGGCCGACCCCGAACTCGCGAAGGCGGCGGATCGCGTGCAGGCGAAGATCGACGCGGTGCTGCCGAATCATCTACGCGGGCGCTGGGACCGCGAAACCCTGCTCGCGCCGGACTTTTTCATCGCGCCGGAGACGGTGACCGGCATGGCGGAATTGCGCCGCGCGATCGACCGGCGACTGATGGTGCATCTCGCCTACCGGCGTGACGGCGGCGAATCGACTGAGCGGGTCGTGTGGCCCCTGGGGCTGGCGTTCTGGGGGCTGAAGTGGACGCTGGGTACCTGGTGCGAGCTGCGCGGGGATTTCCGCACCTTCCGTCTCGACCGCATTCAGGGGCTGCACGTGCTGCCCTCGCAGTTTCCCGATCTGTACGGCCGCCGCTTCGAGGACTACATCGCCGACGCGCGCGAACGGCGGCCGGCGTCGGGCGATTGA
- a CDS encoding 2OG-Fe(II) oxygenase, translating into MNARTHAGGLSARVDAYDWPALDAALDARGYAILEGLLPREDCLTLAEMYDEPVHFRSRVHMAGHGFGRGEYRYFGYPLPHVVATLRTALYARLYAMANVWNGRLGVERRYPPLHEAFLRDCREVGQARPTPLLLRYGADDFNCLHQDVYGDLVFPLQAVVLLSEPGSDFGGGELVLSEQRPRQQSRAEVVPLRQGDAAVFAVRYRPARGARGDHRVNMRHGVSRVRNGRRHALGIIFHDAS; encoded by the coding sequence ATGAACGCACGGACGCACGCAGGCGGTCTGTCGGCACGCGTGGACGCATACGACTGGCCGGCGTTGGATGCGGCGCTCGATGCGCGGGGATACGCGATCCTGGAGGGCTTGCTGCCGCGCGAGGACTGCCTGACATTGGCGGAGATGTACGATGAACCCGTGCATTTTCGCAGCCGTGTCCACATGGCGGGGCACGGCTTCGGGCGGGGCGAATATCGCTATTTCGGCTATCCGCTGCCGCATGTCGTCGCGACACTGCGGACGGCGCTCTACGCGCGCCTGTACGCGATGGCCAATGTCTGGAACGGACGGCTGGGCGTCGAACGCCGCTATCCGCCGTTGCACGAGGCGTTCCTCCGCGACTGCCGCGAGGTCGGACAGGCGCGACCGACGCCGCTACTCCTTCGCTACGGTGCCGACGATTTCAATTGCCTGCATCAAGATGTCTACGGCGATCTCGTATTTCCGCTGCAGGCGGTGGTGCTGCTGTCCGAGCCAGGCAGCGATTTCGGCGGCGGCGAGCTCGTGCTGAGCGAGCAGCGTCCGCGCCAGCAAAGCCGTGCGGAGGTGGTTCCGCTGCGCCAGGGCGATGCCGCCGTGTTCGCGGTCCGTTACCGCCCGGCGCGCGGGGCGCGCGGCGATCATCGGGTCAACATGCGCCATGGCGTCAGCCGCGTGCGCAACGGCCGGCGTCATGCGCTCGGTATCATTTTTCATGACGCGAGCTAG
- the ada gene encoding bifunctional DNA-binding transcriptional regulator/O6-methylguanine-DNA methyltransferase Ada, with the protein MTTKTRMPTSAPPGATTNDPRWVRILARDAAGDGEFWYSVATTGVYCRPSCPSRRPRPENVRFHATPEEARALGFRPCRRCNPDGPSSARRRSILVERACRMIESGEREPTLAELAADAGLSPSHFHRLFKTTMGMTPKRYAAGVRLCRVREGLAGAATVTDAIYAAGFGSSGRFYEQARAMLGMPPETYRKGGGNEDIRFAVGEASLGAFVVASSAQGVVSILIGDDPEALLRDLQDRFPRANLIGADAGYEGLVARVVGLIDHPGQGVELPLDIRGTAFQQRVWQALRAIPPGQTASYSEIAQRIGRPASVRAVAGACAANPLAVAIPCHRVVRRDGSISGYAWGIERKRALLDSESGA; encoded by the coding sequence ATGACCACCAAGACGCGTATGCCTACGTCGGCGCCGCCCGGCGCCACCACAAACGACCCGCGCTGGGTGCGCATCCTGGCGCGCGATGCCGCGGGCGACGGAGAATTCTGGTACTCGGTCGCGACCACGGGCGTCTATTGCCGCCCATCCTGCCCGTCGCGCCGCCCCCGTCCCGAAAACGTGCGCTTCCATGCGACGCCCGAGGAGGCGCGGGCACTGGGCTTCCGTCCGTGCCGGCGCTGCAACCCGGACGGACCGTCGAGCGCACGACGCCGCTCGATCCTGGTCGAACGGGCCTGCCGCATGATCGAAAGCGGCGAACGCGAGCCGACGCTCGCCGAGCTGGCCGCGGACGCGGGCCTCAGTCCGAGCCATTTCCACCGTTTGTTCAAGACGACGATGGGCATGACGCCGAAGCGCTATGCGGCCGGCGTGCGGCTGTGCCGCGTGCGCGAGGGGCTGGCGGGTGCGGCCACGGTGACGGATGCGATCTACGCGGCCGGTTTCGGTTCGAGCGGCCGCTTCTACGAACAGGCGCGGGCCATGCTGGGCATGCCGCCCGAGACCTATCGCAAGGGTGGCGGCAACGAGGATATCCGTTTCGCCGTCGGCGAGGCCTCGCTGGGCGCGTTCGTGGTCGCGTCGAGTGCGCAGGGCGTCGTGTCGATATTGATCGGCGACGACCCAGAGGCGCTGCTGCGCGATCTGCAGGACCGCTTCCCGCGCGCCAATCTGATCGGTGCCGATGCCGGCTATGAAGGCCTCGTGGCGCGCGTGGTCGGATTGATCGACCATCCGGGGCAGGGCGTCGAGCTGCCGCTCGATATCCGCGGTACCGCGTTTCAGCAGCGCGTCTGGCAGGCCCTGCGGGCGATTCCGCCCGGTCAGACGGCCAGCTACAGCGAGATCGCGCAGCGGATCGGCAGACCAGCCTCGGTGCGGGCGGTGGCCGGTGCCTGCGCGGCGAACCCGCTCGCGGTCGCCATCCCGTGCCATCGGGTGGTGCGCCGAGACGGATCGATCTCGGGGTATGCCTGGGGCATCGAGCGCAAGCGCGCGCTGCTCGACAGCGAATCGGGGGCATGA
- a CDS encoding oxidative damage protection protein, with protein MTRMVQCAYLGKEAEGLDRPTYPGELGKRIYEQISKEAWQLWLRHQTMLINEYRLSPVDPKARKFLEEEMDKFLFGGEVSKPEGYVPPA; from the coding sequence ATGACACGCATGGTGCAATGCGCCTACCTGGGCAAGGAGGCCGAGGGCCTGGATCGCCCGACCTACCCCGGCGAACTCGGCAAGCGGATCTACGAGCAGATCTCCAAGGAGGCCTGGCAGCTTTGGCTGCGCCACCAGACCATGCTCATCAACGAGTACCGCCTCAGCCCGGTCGACCCCAAGGCGCGCAAGTTTCTGGAGGAGGAGATGGACAAGTTCCTCTTCGGCGGCGAAGTGAGCAAGCCCGAGGGTTATGTGCCGCCCGCCTGA
- the mutY gene encoding A/G-specific adenine glycosylase, which yields MPANSFSRRVLAWWRRHGRKDLPWQRRPDPYRVWVSEIMLQQTQVGTVIGYFDRFMERFPTLERLAAGSEDEVLELWTGLGYYARARNLHRAARLALERHGCLPPDLDALTALPGIGRSTAGAILALAHGEPATILDGNVKRVLARHAGVDGWPGTPAVMRRLWALAEGRTPPRQAGPYAQAMMDLGATLCTRASPGCAACPVAGDCVALREGRQTDWPAPKPRKSLPERQTWMLLLHDDQGAVLLQRRPPSGVWGGLWSLPEAAGTAEADTLARALVGRSPTQWRALEPIRHTFTHFRLHIHPLVGRVHGPATAGVKDAVQVWYKPGQPPPGGMPAPVVSLLDGPDGP from the coding sequence ATGCCCGCAAACTCGTTCAGCCGGCGCGTGCTCGCCTGGTGGCGCCGTCATGGGCGCAAGGATCTGCCTTGGCAGCGCAGGCCCGATCCCTACCGCGTTTGGGTCTCCGAAATCATGTTGCAGCAGACCCAGGTGGGTACGGTCATCGGCTATTTCGATCGCTTCATGGAACGCTTCCCGACCCTGGAGCGGTTGGCGGCGGGTAGCGAGGACGAGGTGCTCGAACTGTGGACCGGTCTCGGCTACTACGCCCGTGCACGGAATCTCCATCGGGCCGCGCGCCTGGCGCTCGAGCGCCATGGCTGCCTGCCTCCCGACCTGGACGCGCTGACCGCGCTGCCGGGCATCGGCCGGTCGACCGCCGGCGCGATTCTCGCGCTGGCTCACGGCGAGCCGGCGACCATACTCGACGGCAACGTCAAGCGCGTGCTCGCGCGTCATGCCGGGGTGGATGGCTGGCCGGGGACGCCCGCCGTCATGCGCCGCTTGTGGGCGCTGGCCGAGGGGAGAACGCCGCCGCGGCAGGCCGGCCCCTACGCGCAGGCGATGATGGACCTCGGCGCGACCCTGTGCACGCGTGCCAGCCCTGGGTGCGCGGCGTGCCCGGTGGCCGGAGACTGCGTGGCGCTGCGCGAGGGCCGGCAGACCGACTGGCCTGCCCCGAAACCGCGCAAGAGCCTGCCCGAGCGGCAGACCTGGATGTTGCTGCTGCACGACGACCAAGGCGCGGTGTTGCTGCAGCGGCGCCCGCCGAGCGGGGTCTGGGGCGGTCTGTGGAGCCTGCCGGAGGCCGCGGGAACGGCCGAGGCCGACACCCTGGCCCGCGCGCTCGTCGGCCGGTCGCCGACGCAATGGCGGGCGCTCGAACCCATACGCCATACCTTCACCCACTTCCGCCTGCATATCCATCCGCTGGTCGGGCGCGTGCATGGCCCCGCGACTGCGGGGGTGAAAGACGCGGTCCAGGTCTGGTATAAACCCGGTCAACCGCCGCCGGGGGGCATGCCCGCACCGGTGGTATCCCTGCTGGATGGGCCCGACGGGCCATAG
- a CDS encoding SRPBCC family protein: MLAAALVCALLPGSARAAEIEWLSVRYADALDLDLRALIDAPVPRVAAVLDSPRDLALLLPGARSVRVLAGAPAGARRLRIRLQGCLLFFCPSLTDVMDLHPDRGGFVGITVPALSDFSDGRLRWRYLAAPGGRTQLVLRAHLVPKIWVPPVIGPFLIEAKVRRQLQATVRRLERAARGEPIRRPSRPAPVNIPGFNF; this comes from the coding sequence ATGCTGGCCGCGGCGCTGGTCTGCGCGCTGCTGCCCGGCTCCGCGCGCGCGGCCGAGATCGAGTGGCTTTCGGTGCGTTACGCCGATGCGCTCGACCTCGATCTGCGCGCATTGATCGATGCGCCGGTACCGCGGGTGGCCGCCGTGCTCGACAGCCCGCGCGATCTGGCCCTGCTGCTGCCAGGCGCCCGCTCCGTGCGCGTGCTCGCCGGCGCGCCCGCAGGCGCACGGCGACTGCGCATCCGGCTGCAGGGCTGCCTGCTGTTCTTCTGTCCCAGCCTGACCGACGTGATGGACCTGCATCCCGATCGCGGCGGCTTCGTCGGTATCACCGTGCCCGCGCTCAGCGACTTCAGCGACGGTCGCCTGCGTTGGCGCTATCTTGCCGCGCCCGGCGGACGAACACAGCTGGTGCTGCGTGCGCATTTGGTACCGAAGATCTGGGTGCCACCCGTAATCGGTCCGTTTCTGATCGAGGCCAAGGTCCGGCGTCAGCTGCAGGCAACCGTCAGGCGCCTCGAACGCGCGGCCCGCGGCGAACCGATACGCAGGCCGAGCCGTCCCGCGCCGGTCAATATCCCCGGTTTCAATTTCTGA
- a CDS encoding AsmA family protein, giving the protein MKWIKRLFLLAVVVLLLAVVGLTAFVMTFNPNDYKPQIERLVKEKTGRTLNIDGKMSLTIYPRLGLRLAKVSLSNPAGFDTQKPFASIDRLDLDVELMPLLRRKLVVDRVVLSGLDVNLVRKADGSANWQGLAGAAAKSAPAPASTPAQPSAAGVVAGAPFALAVAGVEVQRARITLDDKLVGRRLVMAPLDLSVGHLAPGRSAPIKLDFHIENSKPALGLDGRMTAQLSADLAAARYRLNNIDLKLSAKGDAVPKGAIETTLQGSLDVDLVKGGRIVLKPLKLSVNGSQLTGNVDVTDLAHPHIAFALALDQLDADQYLPPPPPPAKGGSGGTPAAPAPWSDKPLAIPLGELRRVNADGTLSIGKLTARKLKLSQVKLALSARDGLLRVSDMSADLYGGTFKGAASLDARRATPTMSVKAALGGIQIGDLLKDYAGDRYLTGKTDIKADLDTRGLSERALVGALGGSLSLAVHDGSVQRSRLADQIQSVLIKLRELKQGSPVGPPGAETRFASLTATAQVGNGVIDNRDLKLDAIRFAANGSGTVDLLKREIDYALRFTQANGKGTPIPLLIRGPLHHPGYEIDLKSMAKDALQQRLNQERQKAGEQIKQKLEKALPGLKGLFK; this is encoded by the coding sequence ATGAAATGGATCAAGCGACTGTTCCTGCTGGCGGTCGTCGTGTTGCTGCTCGCGGTGGTCGGTCTGACCGCATTCGTGATGACCTTCAACCCCAACGACTACAAGCCTCAGATCGAGCGTCTGGTCAAGGAGAAGACCGGGCGCACGCTGAACATCGACGGCAAGATGAGTCTCACGATCTATCCGCGCCTCGGCCTGCGACTCGCCAAGGTGAGCCTCAGCAATCCGGCCGGCTTCGACACGCAGAAGCCCTTCGCAAGCATCGACCGGCTCGATCTCGACGTCGAATTGATGCCGCTGCTGCGGCGCAAGCTGGTGGTCGATCGGGTCGTGCTAAGCGGCCTGGACGTGAATCTGGTGCGCAAGGCCGATGGCAGCGCCAACTGGCAGGGACTCGCCGGAGCCGCGGCGAAATCGGCGCCGGCGCCGGCATCCACGCCGGCCCAGCCCAGTGCCGCCGGCGTGGTCGCCGGTGCACCCTTCGCGCTGGCGGTCGCCGGCGTCGAGGTCCAGCGCGCACGCATCACGCTGGACGACAAGCTCGTTGGGCGGCGCCTTGTGATGGCACCGCTCGACCTGAGTGTGGGGCATCTCGCGCCAGGGCGCAGCGCGCCGATCAAGCTCGATTTCCATATCGAGAACAGCAAACCGGCTCTCGGCCTGGACGGTCGCATGACCGCGCAGCTGAGCGCGGATCTGGCGGCGGCCCGCTACCGCCTGAACAACATCGACCTCAAGCTGTCCGCCAAGGGCGATGCGGTGCCCAAGGGTGCCATCGAAACCACGCTGCAGGGCAGTCTCGACGTGGATCTGGTCAAAGGCGGGCGGATCGTCCTCAAACCCCTCAAGCTGAGCGTGAACGGCAGCCAGCTGACCGGCAACGTCGACGTCACCGATCTTGCGCATCCGCACATTGCGTTCGCGCTGGCGCTCGACCAGCTCGATGCCGACCAGTACCTTCCGCCGCCGCCGCCGCCCGCCAAGGGCGGCAGTGGCGGTACGCCCGCGGCTCCCGCGCCGTGGTCCGACAAGCCGCTGGCGATCCCGCTGGGCGAGCTGCGCCGCGTGAATGCCGACGGCACCCTGAGCATCGGCAAGCTCACCGCGCGCAAGCTTAAGCTCAGCCAGGTCAAGCTGGCGCTGAGCGCACGCGACGGTCTGCTGCGCGTCAGCGACATGAGTGCCGACCTGTACGGCGGTACCTTCAAGGGCGCGGCAAGCCTCGACGCGCGGCGCGCTACCCCGACGATGTCGGTCAAGGCGGCGCTCGGCGGGATCCAGATCGGCGATCTGCTCAAGGATTACGCCGGCGACCGCTACCTCACCGGCAAGACCGACATTAAGGCCGATCTCGATACGCGCGGCCTCTCCGAGCGGGCGCTGGTGGGCGCCCTGGGCGGCAGCCTGTCGCTGGCGGTGCACGACGGATCGGTGCAGCGCTCGCGGCTGGCCGATCAGATCCAGTCGGTGCTGATCAAGCTGCGCGAGCTCAAGCAGGGCAGTCCGGTCGGGCCGCCCGGTGCGGAAACCCGATTCGCCTCGCTGACCGCGACCGCGCAGGTCGGAAACGGAGTGATCGACAATCGCGACCTCAAGCTCGACGCGATCCGCTTCGCGGCCAACGGCAGCGGGACGGTCGATCTGCTCAAGCGCGAAATCGACTATGCGCTGCGCTTCACCCAGGCCAACGGCAAGGGGACGCCGATCCCGCTGCTGATCCGGGGGCCGTTGCATCATCCCGGCTACGAAATCGATCTCAAGTCGATGGCCAAGGATGCCTTGCAGCAGCGCCTGAACCAAGAGAGGCAAAAGGCCGGCGAGCAGATCAAGCAAAAGCTCGAAAAGGCGCTGCCCGGTCTGAAGGGCTTGTTCAAGTAG
- a CDS encoding arsenate-mycothiol transferase ArsC, which produces MRGDASPNFRRKPHILIVDAHNADRSQMAEAFMRQQAGDLLEVASAGMHSMPLDRRTVQVMEEVGLDIRRQEEKLVSRERLLWADVIIVIDDPAETLHAAVPPNATEKRWLITKPRPQDDDEDALAAYRATRDEVRQRVESMVKSLRLFYGRSRSSSA; this is translated from the coding sequence ATGCGCGGTGACGCGTCCCCGAACTTTCGCCGCAAGCCGCACATCCTCATCGTCGACGCACACAATGCAGACCGCTCGCAGATGGCCGAAGCCTTCATGCGCCAGCAGGCGGGCGATCTGCTCGAAGTCGCCTCCGCCGGCATGCACAGCATGCCGCTGGACCGGCGCACAGTGCAGGTAATGGAGGAAGTCGGTCTCGATATCCGCCGCCAGGAAGAGAAGCTCGTGTCCCGCGAGCGTCTGCTCTGGGCCGACGTGATCATCGTTATCGACGACCCCGCCGAAACCCTGCACGCCGCCGTTCCCCCGAACGCGACCGAAAAGCGCTGGCTGATCACCAAACCCCGGCCTCAGGACGACGACGAGGACGCGCTCGCAGCCTATCGGGCGACCCGGGACGAGGTACGCCAGCGGGTCGAGTCGATGGTCAAGTCGCTGCGGCTGTTTTACGGCCGGAGCCGCTCCTCGTCCGCCTAG
- the moaC gene encoding cyclic pyranopterin monophosphate synthase MoaC, with product MNELTHFDRKGQAHMVDVGAKAETHRVAVAEGRIRMRPQTLDLIRQGGHKKGDVLGIARIAGIMGAKRTAELVPLCHPLALTHVELDFRIDGDESSVRCRCRAETRGRTGVEMEALTAVQVALLTVYDMCKAVDRGMTIDGVRLVRKSGGKSGDWGESDAASEV from the coding sequence ATGAACGAACTGACCCACTTCGACCGCAAGGGCCAGGCGCATATGGTCGACGTCGGCGCCAAGGCCGAGACGCATCGCGTGGCCGTGGCCGAGGGCCGTATCCGCATGCGGCCGCAGACGCTCGACCTGATCCGCCAGGGCGGCCACAAGAAGGGTGACGTGCTCGGCATCGCACGCATCGCCGGCATCATGGGCGCCAAGCGTACCGCCGAGCTGGTGCCGCTGTGCCACCCGCTGGCCCTGACGCACGTGGAGCTGGATTTCCGCATCGACGGCGACGAATCCAGCGTACGCTGCCGCTGCCGGGCCGAGACGCGCGGCCGTACCGGCGTCGAGATGGAGGCGCTGACGGCGGTCCAGGTGGCCCTGCTCACCGTCTACGACATGTGCAAGGCGGTCGACCGCGGCATGACCATCGACGGGGTGCGTCTGGTACGCAAGTCCGGCGGCAAGAGCGGCGACTGGGGCGAGTCCGACGCTGCTTCCGAGGTCTAG
- the moaD gene encoding molybdopterin converting factor subunit 1 — protein MSITVRYFASLRERVGRGEDRIDMADIATVGDVWAKVAPEAAGDIRVLAALNQEYVATTHPVSDGDEIAFFPPVTGG, from the coding sequence ATGAGCATCACAGTCCGCTATTTCGCCAGCCTGCGCGAGCGCGTGGGCCGCGGCGAGGATCGCATCGATATGGCCGACATCGCCACCGTCGGCGACGTCTGGGCCAAAGTCGCGCCGGAAGCAGCCGGCGACATCCGCGTCCTCGCCGCGCTCAATCAGGAATATGTCGCCACCACGCACCCGGTCAGCGACGGCGACGAGATCGCCTTCTTCCCGCCGGTTACGGGTGGCTGA
- a CDS encoding molybdenum cofactor biosynthesis protein MoaE, translating into MACVRLEPAGFDPWMSLAAYVSEHRLDDGRVGATAAFVGTMRDFNVGDGVSELFLEHYPGMTERELGLIVGEAEVRWPLVDTLVIHRVGRLLPGEPIVLTAAWSAHRAAAFEACRHLMEALKQRAPFWKRETLGDGRSRWVEQNTPG; encoded by the coding sequence ATGGCCTGTGTCCGGCTTGAACCCGCGGGTTTCGATCCCTGGATGTCGTTGGCCGCGTACGTGTCCGAACACCGGCTCGACGACGGCCGTGTCGGCGCCACGGCGGCTTTCGTCGGCACCATGCGCGACTTCAACGTCGGCGACGGCGTCAGCGAACTGTTCCTCGAGCACTACCCGGGCATGACGGAACGCGAACTCGGACTGATCGTCGGCGAAGCCGAGGTCCGCTGGCCGCTGGTCGACACCTTGGTGATCCACCGGGTGGGGCGCCTGCTGCCCGGCGAGCCGATCGTGTTGACGGCGGCCTGGTCGGCGCACCGCGCCGCCGCGTTCGAGGCCTGCCGCCACCTGATGGAAGCGCTCAAGCAGCGCGCGCCCTTCTGGAAGCGCGAAACCCTGGGCGACGGCCGCAGCCGCTGGGTGGAGCAGAACACGCCCGGCTGA